The genomic interval TTCATTATACCCATCTCATGAAACGCATGCTCAATGACCACTTCGCAATTAGCGGTTTAATCAGGTAAAACGAAAGCATCGCTTTCCTTCGGTTACGGTCTATTGAGTGAAGTGGGTATTGGTTAAACGTCGCCGCGAGAAGCATTCGGCACTAAACTCTGATAGAGCGTATCGCTGGCACCGAGCTGATGGCAGTATTGCCATGCGAGTGGCGAGTCGGTGTTTTTGACTAATGACAAGGTCGCTAACGTGGCGACCAAGTCGTGTTGTTGCTGCTGCTCAAGTTGCAACTCAAATTGAAGACTTTCGCGATACAAGGTATCGACCACTGAGGCTTTCAGTTTGCGTCTGAGTTCGCGAAAGTCAGTCAATAAGTGCTCGCAACGTTGCAAACTGTGCCATAGTTGCTGCCAACCTTGACGGTCGAAGCTCAACTGATGTTGATCCAACCAAATCAACAATAGAGCAAAATTAACATTGCCGTGATAGCGATTTTGCAGCGTTAAGCAGGCGTCTTTTACCCCAGCCACTGTGTAGTAGTGCAGACTGAACTGCCAAAAGTCTTCGCTTGTCAGTGGGGAAAAGTCCTGCGGTTGGGTCATGGCAATACTTACTCCTGTTCCATTTGCTCGAGAAGCTCTTGTTGGTCCATCCATTCGAGCTCTATCAATTCTAATTCGGATTTTGCTTCGGCCTGCTCACTGAGAATTTGGGTGAGCTTGGCTTTGTTTTCCGGTTGATAGAGATCGTTATCTCCGAGCTGTGTTTCACATTTTTGCAGCTTCTCATTTAAACAGTCTAGCTGTTTTTCAAGCTTTTGCAGTTTTTTGCGAACAGGCGCGGTTTTCTGTCGGAGTTCGGCTTGGCGGCGTTTTTGATCTTTTTTGGCAGCAGCGCTGTGTTGTTTGTCGCTATTGTCATTGTTATTGCTGGCTTTTTTGGCCATTTTCTGTTGCTCGGTCAACCAGCGGTAATAATCATTGAGATCGCCATCAAAAGGTTCAACGGCTTGGTTGTCGACTAAGTACAAATCGTCGGTCGTGGCGCGCAGTAAGTAACGATCGTGGCTGACGATCACCATGGCTCCGTCGAAGGTTTGCAACGCCATGGTGAGGGCTTGGCGCATATCGAGGTCAAGGTGGTTGGTTGGTTCATCGAGCAACAATAAATTTGGCTTTTGCCAAACCAGCAGTGCTAAGACTAAGCGCGCTTTCTCCCCTCCGGAAAAAGGCCCAATAACCTCAAGGGCTTTGTCACCTTGAAAACCAAAGCTGCCTAAATAGTCCCGTAGTTGCTGCTCTGTTTGGTCAGCAGCGATTTGCATCATGTGTTGTAATGGGCTTTCTTCTGGGTGCAAGGTTTCAAGTTGATGCTGGGCGAAATAGCCAATTTTAACCCCTTGGGAATAAGTTAATTGGCCCGATTGTGGTTTCAGTTCACCGGAAAGCAGTTTAATTAAGGTTGATTTGCCCGCGCCGTTGCGACCGAGAAGACCTATTCGACTGCCAGGGACTAAATTGAGTTTGATTTTATTGAGAATTAAGCGTGTATCGTAACCAGCACTGACTTCATCCATCATTAAAATGGGGTTGGGCAATGCATTGGGTTCGCGAAAAGCAAAGCTAAACGGGTTGTCGAGTTGTGCAGGTAGCACTTGCTCCATTTTTTCCAGCGCTTTAATTCGGCTTTGAGCCTGGCGTGCTTTCGAGGCTTTGTAGCGAAAGCGATCAATGTAGCTTTGCATGTGCGCCATTTGTTTTTGTTGTTTTTCAAATTGCGCTTGTTGCAGGATCAACTTTTGTGCACGTTGCGTTTCAAACGAGGAGTAGTTGCCGGTGTACTCGTGAAGCTTTTGATTTTCAATGTGGATAATACGAGAAACAACGGGGTCTAAAAAGTCACGGTCGTGTGAGATCAACACCAGGGTACCGGGGTAGTTTTGCAGCCATTTTTCAAGCCACATGACCGCATCGAGGTCTAAGTGGTTGGTGGGTTCGTCGAGCAACAACAAGTCTGAACGGCACAACAAAGCTTGCGCCAGGTTTAGCCTCATACGCCAACCACCAGAAAACCCGGTCAGTGGCCATTGCATCTGCTCTTGGCTAAACCCGAGGCCGTCGAGCAACTCTGCCGCTCGAGCTTGAATGCTATAACCGCCAATGGTTTCAATTTGACCGTGCAGTAAAGCGGCTTGGTGGCCGTTGTCTTCCGCTTCTGCCCGTTGTAATTGGCGCTCGAGTTCTCGGTACTCTCGGTCACCATCAATCACATAGTCAATCGCGGCGCGCTCAATGGCTGGCGTTTCTTGTGCGACCCAAGCGAGTGCCCAATGGCTCGGTTGATGAAACTGGCCCGCATCGATGCTGAGTTCGTCTTTGATCAAGGCAAATAAAGTGGATTTCCCACAGCCATTTTTGCCCACTAAGCCTATTTTGTCACCGGGGTGAATGGTGGCGGAGGCTTGGTCTAACAGAGGTTTGCCGCCGCGAAGCAATTGAATATCAGAGAAGGTGATCATGGTTTTGTCAAACTGAGTTAAGAATTCTATGTGAATAGTAGGGGCTTGGGCGATTAATGTCGATCATTATGCAAATTCAGTTATGATACTAACATCACAGTAAGTCCTACGTTCGAGACAGGAGTAATAAGCATACATGATTGACAGTAATCCGACTGCCCCTTCCGACCGGCCAAAAGTGCTGGTGATACTCGCCCACCCCGATCCTGAACAGTCGGTGGTCAATCAGTTGATGATTCAGCATATTACCGACTTAGAGCATGTCACGGTTCACGATATTTATGCCGCTTATCCTGAGTTTTTTATTGATGTGAAACACGAGCAGGGTTTGCTGTTGACTCATGATGTTATCGTCTTTCAACATCCACTGTTCATGTATTCATGCCCCGCATTACTGAAAGAGTGGATTGACCGAGTATTGGTTAAAGGGTTTGCGTTTGGCAAAGGCCGCGCATTGGAGGGCAAACTGTGGCGCAGCGTCATTACTGCTGGAGGCCAAGCCCGGGCTTTTAGTCAATTCGGTTACAATAAATACCCACTCGAACAAATCCTGCAACCCTTTGAATTAACC from Vibrio sp. HB236076 carries:
- the kefG gene encoding glutathione-regulated potassium-efflux system ancillary protein KefG, with translation MIDSNPTAPSDRPKVLVILAHPDPEQSVVNQLMIQHITDLEHVTVHDIYAAYPEFFIDVKHEQGLLLTHDVIVFQHPLFMYSCPALLKEWIDRVLVKGFAFGKGRALEGKLWRSVITAGGQARAFSQFGYNKYPLEQILQPFELTASLCRMQWVEPMVLYWARGVTQHEQYQHAEQYRQWLSDLRGVNHGTD
- a CDS encoding ABC transporter ATP-binding protein, producing MITFSDIQLLRGGKPLLDQASATIHPGDKIGLVGKNGCGKSTLFALIKDELSIDAGQFHQPSHWALAWVAQETPAIERAAIDYVIDGDREYRELERQLQRAEAEDNGHQAALLHGQIETIGGYSIQARAAELLDGLGFSQEQMQWPLTGFSGGWRMRLNLAQALLCRSDLLLLDEPTNHLDLDAVMWLEKWLQNYPGTLVLISHDRDFLDPVVSRIIHIENQKLHEYTGNYSSFETQRAQKLILQQAQFEKQQKQMAHMQSYIDRFRYKASKARQAQSRIKALEKMEQVLPAQLDNPFSFAFREPNALPNPILMMDEVSAGYDTRLILNKIKLNLVPGSRIGLLGRNGAGKSTLIKLLSGELKPQSGQLTYSQGVKIGYFAQHQLETLHPEESPLQHMMQIAADQTEQQLRDYLGSFGFQGDKALEVIGPFSGGEKARLVLALLVWQKPNLLLLDEPTNHLDLDMRQALTMALQTFDGAMVIVSHDRYLLRATTDDLYLVDNQAVEPFDGDLNDYYRWLTEQQKMAKKASNNNDNSDKQHSAAAKKDQKRRQAELRQKTAPVRKKLQKLEKQLDCLNEKLQKCETQLGDNDLYQPENKAKLTQILSEQAEAKSELELIELEWMDQQELLEQMEQE
- a CDS encoding TIGR02444 family protein; translation: MTQPQDFSPLTSEDFWQFSLHYYTVAGVKDACLTLQNRYHGNVNFALLLIWLDQHQLSFDRQGWQQLWHSLQRCEHLLTDFRELRRKLKASVVDTLYRESLQFELQLEQQQQHDLVATLATLSLVKNTDSPLAWQYCHQLGASDTLYQSLVPNASRGDV